One stretch of Sander lucioperca isolate FBNREF2018 chromosome 13, SLUC_FBN_1.2, whole genome shotgun sequence DNA includes these proteins:
- the LOC118493010 gene encoding serine/arginine repetitive matrix protein 1-like, which yields MSCFDDQRLGAKASNEPTDTVLQNVVACLILDSVEDRNNLDGYEATCDEILQDLLSYIAQPSWMLKASIQGLLGQLVLIYQSRAHWQRAVLQAQLAQLQNTYEAEQRKTSWLRQRVQARRDEISWLEESREDLSAQLRCAEQRTAFYSPPPWSPHSQRRHSSSLPPRRGTHLSSSQRRDRSSSSFPPPPRRTEYHSPAKRGRGVLQHQRNTGRIRVPSTAKRYEPQSSPSRFDQTPSPLPKGRSCPQLSDYDSYDVSNGHRRLQKHDLSTRQIEPWLHDTLRPRKSVQFDPTEWVSKLTPSHVQESRDSALDPGPDPPTTSNGPADLEESTWRPSRLQSLWSTQRPRLAA from the exons ATGAGTTGCTTTGATGACCAGAGGCTGGGAGCGAAAGCTTCCAATGAGCCAACCGACACAGTCCTGCAGAATGTGGTCGCTTGTCTCATCCTAGACTCCGTAGAGGATAGGAATAACCTTGATGGTTATGAAGCTACCTGCGATGAGATACTCCAGGATCTATTATCTTACATTGCACAGCCGTCGTGGATGCTAAAAGCTTCCATACAAGGCTTGCTTGGTCAATTGGTGCTCATCTATCAGAGCAGAGCCCATTGGCAACGCGCTGTCCTCCAAGCACAGCTCGCACAGCTGCAGAACACCTATGAAGCTGAGCAGCGCAAAACGTCGTGGCTTAGACAGAGAGTCCAAGCCAGGCGTGATGAGATCTCTTGGTTAGAGGAGAGCCGTGAGGATCTGTCGGCACAGCTCCGGTGTGCCGAGCAAAGAACAGCGTTCTATTCTCCTCCTCCTTGGTCTCCTCACAGTCAGAGACGCCATTCTTCTTCTCTGCCACCTCGGCGAGGAACCCACTTGTCTTCTTCCCAGAGAAGAGACCGTTCATCATCCTCTTTTC ctcctccccCTCGGAGGACAGAGTACCACTCCCCTGCCAAAAGGGGGAGGGGTGTCTTGCAACATCAGAGAAACACAGGTAGAATCAGAGTTCCGTCCACTGCCAAACGGTACGAGCCACAAAGCTCGCCGTCCCGCTTTGATCAGACTCCGTCCCCACTGCCAAAGGGGAGGAGCTGTCCTCAACTGAGTGACTATGATTCTTATGATGTTTCTAACGGCCACCGCCGGCTCCAAAAACATGATCTGAGCACCCGCCAGATCGAACCTTGGCTGCATGATACTCTCCGACCCCGAAAGAGTGTCCAGTTTGACCCCACGGAATGGGTAAGTAAACTGACACCTTCGCATGTCCAAGAATCACGTGATTCTGCCCTGGACCCTGGGCCTGACCCTCCTACCACATCCAACGGTCCAGCCGACCTGGAGGAATCTACTTGGCGCCCCTCCCGCCTACAGTCACTTTGGTCTACTCAGAGACCACGGCTAGCAGCCTAG